The Deltaproteobacteria bacterium genome includes the window GCGCCACGATTGGCGTGAGGCTTTGGTGTCCTTCTTTGTAAAAAACGCAGCGGATGGCGAGCTTCGTCAGACAGGATGGTGCTCGAAGGAGATTTCCCAATCTTATAGAGTTCGTTCGGTTTTTTCATGGCGCTAGATGTTACCGTTAATCCCTTGAAGTTCTCGTTCTAGTGCCGCATATAATGGGGGAATGTTTACAAATACTTCCCCATTATTGTTAGGATTGCAAGCTAGTAAGAAGCAAGGTTGCTATGTGTGGAAGAGTCACAATAACGCGGCCCCAAAAAATTCTGGAGAAGTTTGCCGTCGATTTTCAGGATTGTTCACTACCTAAACCAAGATACAATGTCTGTCCCAGTCAAATGCTTCCCATAGTTATTGAATCTAAGGGAAAGCGCCATTTGGTCGAGGCAAAATGGGGAGTGATTCCGCGCTGGGCCAAGGACAAAAAGGGCTACCCTTCGTTAATCAATGCGCGGGTTGAGACAGTGCATACTAAATCGATATTTCGCCCTGCATTGGAGCACCGGCGCTGTCTAGTGCCAGTAGACGGTTTTTACGAGTGGAAGCATAGCGGCCGAAGCAAACAGGCTTTCTACATCTTCTTGAAAGATCGCGATCTTTTTGGCTTGGCTGGATTATACGAGGAGCCGATTGGCGAAGATACTCCTAGGTCCTTTTGCATCCTAACCACTGTTGCTAACGAATTCATGCAAAGCATCCACGATCGCATGCCCGTTATTTTGCCTGCTGAATGCGACCACTCTTGGCTAGATGCTAGCTCAAAAGACATCTCGGCCTTGCATGATTTTTTAACCTCATTGCCAGATGAAACGCTAGATGGCCATGCGGTATCGCCTTACGTAAATTCCCCGCTTAACGAGGGGGAGCAGTGCATCCAAGACAGTTGCCGCGGATAGGCGGATAAAGGAGTTGGTCATATGGCCTCTTGGACTAAAAAGCTTTTCTACTATGCCAACACGGTTGTTAGGAATATAGCGAAGAAAACGTCCGATGTTGCACAAGAATCGCACTC containing:
- a CDS encoding SOS response-associated peptidase — encoded protein: MCGRVTITRPQKILEKFAVDFQDCSLPKPRYNVCPSQMLPIVIESKGKRHLVEAKWGVIPRWAKDKKGYPSLINARVETVHTKSIFRPALEHRRCLVPVDGFYEWKHSGRSKQAFYIFLKDRDLFGLAGLYEEPIGEDTPRSFCILTTVANEFMQSIHDRMPVILPAECDHSWLDASSKDISALHDFLTSLPDETLDGHAVSPYVNSPLNEGEQCIQDSCRG